In Leopardus geoffroyi isolate Oge1 chromosome B4, O.geoffroyi_Oge1_pat1.0, whole genome shotgun sequence, the DNA window caccccccatttctGGTCAGTGACTTTCAGGATATGCTTAGAAGAGCAGGCCTTGTGGGCTCCCTAGGCAGGGCTCCAGAGCGGAAATTCCCTAGGTGTGGTTGTGGAGGCCTTGCCCTGGGCCCGGCAGCTCTGCTCTGATAACCAGCCCGCAGAGGCCCTCGGCATCCAGCATATTCCCCGGACGGGTCTCGGCACTGCTACCAAAATGGCTTAGACCTGTGGCTTTGGGGCCGGGTGTCTCCTGGCCCCCAGTGACTGCGATCGCCTCTTCCCGGCCTTCTGAGTTGGTTCCAGATTTTAGAAAATCAAGACGGAGCCTGAGGCGACTTCCCACATGGCTCCTGTTAGGGCGGCAAAGGAGGGGTCTTCCCAGGATCAGCCCCTGGCATCTGGATGGTTCTCTCCTGCCTTAGGCCTCAGGATTGATTCTCTTAATCTCTGTTAGGCCCTGGACCTGGGCACTGGGGCTGGTTGGGATTTTAGAGCTGGAGGGACCTGAAAAcctgcttcctcttctgtccCTGCTCCACTCGTAGATGGCAACAGGGGACGTTCCGCCTGGGGCAGTGTTTTGCTGAGGTCCCACAGGGTATTGGGATAGAGGTGGGCCCTCAACCCTCCATCGGACCTTTCAGCACCGCTGGAATAAGAGAGCACGGACCCCGGGGAAACTTGGGCAGGTGGCCGGGGCTGAGCCGGGATCCGCTGGGAGGCCTGTCTGCCTGGAAATTCCCAGATGGAGTGTGCGGGCAGACCCCCGAGAGCGGGGCTGAAGCCGGCCCACTGCCCGGAAGGTGTCGGATTTGGAGATCAGGTGTGAGCGCGGGCACCTCTTTCCATCCGCGATTCCAATCAGTGAGCGTAGGGGCCCGGGAGCCCCTCCTTTCTGAAAGGAGTGAGGACACCAGGAGGTTTGAGGATTGGGAAGCAGGGAGCAGGTCCTAGAACCCCTCCCACCAGGAGGAGGGTAAGTCGAGGCTTCATAGGAAGCCAGTCCCAGTGATCCAGGGGGCTCAGAGCCCCAACCTGCCTAGCCCCCGCTGGGTGGTCTCTCCAACCTTGAGTTAtccttggaggggagggggagcctggaacggggcgggggggggggggaacaaccCGCTGTTCACGTAGGCGCTAaatggctccctgccctccctcgaGGGCCCGCACGTCAGGGAATGCACCTGCGGACGGGGCCTCGCTGGCTTTTTCTCGCTGGCAGGTTCTCTGCTCCCACACCTCGCTCTGTTGCCCCTGGCCCCCCAAGAACCCGGGCCCGGTGCCTGGTGGGCCTGGGTGTGTGGGGTCAGTGCACAACCACACCCCTATTCCCCGTGCCCTCCCTACAGCAACAGCCCCGACGATGTGGCCATGCGGCTGGCCTTCATCGGGGACGAGATGGAGGTGAGGTGGATGATGCCCCGCGTTGGCGAGCTGCCCGGGATGGCCGTGTACAGGTGAGCGGCgcccccaggccctgggaggAAGTCGCTCCCCTCCCGGGCAGCCCCGAGCCCGCAGCCCCTGCTCGCGGGCACCAGACGAGCGGAACCCAAGTGCCTTTGTCTGCTTCCTCATCGAGCTGAGGCCGAACGTTTCCAAAAGGGCCTTGACCTCACGTGCTGATGGGGAATGCCGagtgtgctgggggggggggggggggggggggggggggagctgtcCGTGCGTCCTGCGCGGAGGCATCTGTCCTGAGCACGCTGTGCCTTCACGATCTGCCAGCATCTCTGTGGGTTCTCAGAACCTCCCAGAATTTCTCAAGGTGGGGGTGTTCGAGACCAGAGTGAGAGTGGTTTCTTCTTGGTCCCCAGAGAGGCAGCCTTCTGTTGGCGAGCCTGGGCCTCCATCACAACAGAGATCCTCTGGACGGAGGACGTGCTCCCCTGGACCTGCCTCCTTGGGCCTGCGGGCAGAGGAGCATTTTCCACAGGGCCAGCTCCAGAAACCAGACCAAACTCCCAGTGGCCTGGAGGGGCGGGGGAAGGAAACGGGAAACTGGATGAATTTGAGGCCCAGAAACCGCCCATGGAGAGAGGCCCTCATCCACGGAGCCGCCCGGAGAAGGGGGATAGGCTGGCGGTGGATGCGAGGGGACGAGGCCCTCTGCTCCCCACAGGGGTGCCCTGAGATGAAGGCCGTCTCTGTCCCTGTTCCTGCAGTAatggccccgccccccccccccccccccatttgtctCCCAGCTTGGCCTTCACCTACAACCAGACGGGCCTGAGAGGTGTTCTCAGGAGTCTCATGGCTGGTCTGGCCAACCTCAGGGAGAACATACGGATCTGGGGCTTCCTGACCCTCAGGAGCAGGGTAAGATCTCGTGACCTTGACTCCTTCCCCTCCTGCACGTGGTGACACGCTCCCTGGGGCATGTCCTCTCGGGGCGCCACAGACCCCACTGACTCCCTGTTGTCTTGTCTTGCCTGCTTCTCCTCTTCGCTACTCGTGCCCGGTCCCAGAGGCCTCTGGCTTTGAGGACTCCATGCTCGAGTTCAGGAGCGTGTTTGCCGGCCTCCCCGCCTGCCCTCGTGCTTCGTTGGGCAGACGTGGCTGGTTCCTCCCTCCTTTGCCCAGCAGGCGCCTCCTCCTCCTGAgcacctctcctcccccctcctccttcctccggGGCCCGAGTCGCCAGCAGACTGGCAGCCCGGGCGGCCTggcttctcctcctctgccctgtcctcgggggcctttgccccaccccacctgtgctctctttctggcCACCTCGGCCCAGACCTGTCCCGTTCGGAGCGGGGCGCTCCTGTGTCCCCCACCTTCCCTGACTCGTTCTTCCCACCCCACCGTCCGCCACGCGGGGCTCATCCCCGTGTCCGCGGAGCCGGCGTAGGAGGCGTTGCAGAATGGGCACCCCTGTTCCAGGCTGGAGGTCCtcacctctctccccctccccctcccccttcgtCCCACAGGTGTCCCCCAACTCGGGGCGCGGGCTGGCGctgtccctgctgctgctggtgctgctgctgggctgggggctccaCCTCCTCCAGTGACTGTCCCCTGCTGCTCAGCACGGGGGCGGGGCTGGCCTCGCCCCCCCTGACCACCACCCTGGAGGTGGCCTCAGTtggttttgttgtctttttaactgttttctgatgatccctttttttttatatttaaactctGAGTGCTGGGACACTACTGAGGTTTCAtactagttttttctttttctttttgtaagagaAATGAATTCATTATACCTCTGGGGTCGTTACTGGGTAACTGCCCGCGCCAAGGCCTGGCTGGGCCTGCTCTCCGGGCCCCACGCTGCGCAGTGGCCGGTCCTTCCTCTAGCAGGTCGGTCACACAGCGGGCAACGGGGGGAGTGCTGGCCGCACCCCCGTGTCTGTGATGCCCGCAGCAAAGAATCTGCTGGAATAGATTTGGGAGGGGTAGGAGAGCTCAATAAAATGTTGGTTTCCAGCTGGTCTCTGGTCCTCTCTGGGGTCTGCAGCATGGGCTCCTCTTGCCCCGCGGAGGAGAGTCAAGGCGGGTAAGGGGGGGCAAGGGGAGCGGGCAGAGAAAGGGCGGGGCGGGCGCCCAGCCACCTGCGCGTGATCACACAGCCTGCAGGCTCTTTCCTGCACCTGCTGTCACAGTTAGGCCCAACACGATCAGGTTTGCTCCTCTGCCCTGCCTGGTGCCTGAAACCTACGGTTAGGGATTATTTCCTTTGGGCTGTCAGTCTCTTATAATTGGGCTGCCTACCCTCCCCGTGTTTGGCCGTGTAGCCTGTGGGGCTACTCACATAGGtgcgggggcaggggagaaggggcacCAGGGCCAGGCTTCTCACCGTGCGGGCTCAGACTGCCCCAGGCCTAGACCTAGTGCTCTTTCTAGACCGCCAGGCCCTCCTCCCAGAACTTGTGCTCTGACTCCCTGCACCTCCACCCACAGTCCCCCATCTCAGATGCCAACGCTGGGCTGGGGCGAGCCACTTGCCTCCAGCCCCTCAGCCCCCCATCTTCTCCAGCCTCCCCTTGCTGTCCCCTCCAGGGCCTAGGCTTGGGgagccttccctgccctcctccattCAACCCCAGAGCCGTGCTGCGCCCCACCCTCCAGCCAGGCTGGTCAGGTCCTGCCCACTccagctgccccctcccaccctcacaaCTGAAGGGACCCTCCCAGCCGCCACTGGGCCTCCCAGGCTGCAGCTCTCTAAGGTCTGGCCCTTCACAGCCTTGAGGCCTGATTTCACCTCCTTCTCCTGTGTCAGTTGTCCCTTGGGGTTATGTCAGGCCCTCCCCGGGCTTCACAGGGCAGGCCCAGAATCCCCCAGTTCCGAAGTCCTCGCTGGGAATGTTCCATCCTGACCCCTCGCTCCACCCAAGGAACACTCCATCCCCAGGCAGGCACCACTGGGCTTGGAGACCTGGGAGTGACCCAGGGCTTGCCCTGTGTGGGTGCCCTGACCCTAAGGCCCTGGGGATCCACTGTACAATCAGTAGGTCAGGCCGTGGCTAGACCCGTTCTAGAGGCAcctcttggttgtttttttttttttttttttttgcatttttttaatgttcctatttatttttggagagagagagggagacgcagaatctgaagcaggctccaagctccgagctgtcagcccagagcccgacgcagggctcgaactcacgaaccatgaggtcaggcctgagccaaagttggacgcttaaccgactgaccacccaggtacccctagaggCACCTCTTCTAAGAAGTCTTCTGTGACCACGAGCTTGCTTTCCCCTAAACTGTGGGGACAGAATTGCCCACCTGACCACATACCCAGCTTAGATGTTAGATGTGGCCAGGGGTGCCCGTGGCTTCTCCAGGAGTGTGGGGTTCTTCAGAgacaggagggaaaggaaatgcTGTTTATGGAGGCCTCGGGTATAGCTGATGTAGTGGCTCTTCCCTGCGGGAATTTGGGGAGCCCTTCCCCAGCGTTCTAGGGTTTGTGATACTCGCACCCATGGACGTCGGAGGAGCCCCTACTGTGCTAGGCTTGGGCACAGGTCCTGGGGGTGTGAGTGCCTGGTCCCTCAAATCTCCCATTGTtttttgggaggaaaaaaagcacaCGCAGATGAGCTAAGACCTGTGGGCTGTGTTCTGAAGGCGGGAAAGGACTGAGAAAATGGCGGGGCCGGGGTGGACGAGCCACGGGAGACCAGGCCCGTCTGGAGACGCTGGCTGTGGCGAAGATGAGAGGGGAAGGGTCACCCAGCTACTGGGAGCAGCACGTACAAAGGCCCAAGCCGGGGAGACCCTCCTGAGCACGAGGGAGGTGGCCGCGGCCAGTGTCTACTCCGTTTGTGCCAACCCCAGGGCCTTGATGAGCTGGCCCCAGCGTCTGCGCCCCCGTGCGAGGTAGCGGCCTCTCGACCTCCCGAGCCGACGCGACTGCGGCCGTCTGGAGCCAGCACTTTACTTGTCTCCTCAAGAAAGCCCACCCCtccaggtggggaaactgaggcccagagaaggagggGGTTCGACCAAAGTGGCACCAGGATCCGCCAATCCCCGATCCACCAACGTGAGCCAGTCCGGGCAGTAAGACGCCAAGGTTGAGGCCCACAGACGGGGAAGGGGGCGCAGCCAAACCCAGTCTGGTTCATCCACGTGGCAACTTGCACGAGCTGCAGACAGACGCCGAGCAACAGTGTTAGCAGAAGTCACTCTCCCAACAACCGCCAAAAGGCAGGACCGGAGGCCCGTCCCCCCCCCGGCAGGGGGCAGACCGCGTGGTCGCCCAGGGGTCTCATGATTCCTGAAGCATCTCTGCGTGATGCCCCTGTCTCCTGGGCCTCTGCAGCAGGTCCCAGGGGACCACAGGGTCCCACTGCCACAGGGTGGACATGGACCCTGACCCCCTGGGGAGACAGGAAGTACTTTCCCAGAGGAGGGGATGAGGCTGTGGAGGCACGAGGGGCCCCCTCTTTGCGGTTTCAGAGGCTTTTGATCAAGGCCCTGGGTCCAGGCAGCATTTCCGCACGTGAGGCAGCAAGACCTGATTCTCTTAGAAGGTGCCCAGGGAAACCCGGTCCCGCCAGGCAGGGAagcggcccccggcccccggcggACTGAGGGAGGCAAGCTGCTGGGAGGACCAACGGGCCAAGGGTCTCTGGTGGCGAGGGACCCGAACGCGGTGGCAGGTGGGATTCCTGCCTCAGGGTGGGCCGGCACCGTGGGACCAACTATGGCACAGGGTATTTTcctcgggggggtgggggggtggggcgcgaACCGACCTGCATCCTGCCCAGGAGCCGGACGCAATTTCCACCACCACCCAGACCCTGGGCTCCCCCATGACTCCCCGCACCTCGTGACTCCCCCAGACTCCCAAGTCTGCGGGAGCAGGGTGGGCGAGGGGCCGCCCGGCCCGGGTCTCCCCCAGTGGAGGTGAACACTGCCtgctttcatctttctcttccccccctACGGGGCAGAGATCTTGCCAGCTTTCTGGAACCTTCTTTAAGGTAGGACCATATGTCCCTTGACTGCTGTTCCATCCCCCTCCTCTGGCTTGGACTTGAGGACCTAAGGACCTGGGAGCGCCATCCCAGACCCCCGAGGAAAAGGGCCGTggcccagagaggcagggaggcctgcCACGTGGGAAGTCTCAGCTCCCGCTTCTCCAGCTCCCTCCTGTGGGACCGCGTTCCTCGGGGCCGAACGAAAGTCTGCGGCACCATTCCGCCCACCGCACGGCCAGAGAACGAAAGCCTGGCCTGGAGAGCCTGGTCTCCCAAGGCTGCCTGCGAGGAAAGCCCTCGGTGAAGAGGGTTCAAACGGACTtggcaattatttaaaaatagtagcaAGGTTCTTtgtgaatatttcaaaatttgcacaacaaaattttaagagagagttaCTTCGTCACTGAACTCCAAAGAGCGGTCGCCTTCAGGACAGGGTGAAAACCAGGTTCGTGGTCGTATCTGCAGAGGTTCTCTGGGGCTGCGGACACACGTGGGCGTGTGGGGGTCACGATGCCTGGAAGTGCTGTGGGCGTGGAGCGGCCAGGAGCCGGGACGGCTGTCCACGTTGTGTGCCACAGTCCCCCACGAGGCGGTCCAGTTCCGCCCAGAGGCCAACGGGGCCCCTGTTGAGAAACACTGCTGAATTCAAAAGGAGAAACCTATCCAGGATTTGACATGTGCCCACACAACAGCAACATTTCCAGACAAACACGGCGGTTTCTTACCAATGTTTTCCCGCTATCGCTGATCCATGAAAAAGCCACCGAGAAGCTTAGGATTACCCCTTAGGATCAGTGCAGGAGCTGCGTCCACAGAGAACCCGCACTTTGCTCCCGCTGTGGGGCCGGCGGGGAAGCTCAGTGAGGATCGCCCGTGCCAGGCTGGGTCACGGGCGCACAGTAGACACCTGGCGATCACCGTGTGAAGGGACgcctgggggtgagggaggcaaCAGGGCCCCCGGCCAGCCTCCCCAGACCCCTCCCGCCTCGCTAAGGACCCTCTTCCCCACCAGGGCAGGGGCCACTCGTTCACAggcatacagcaggcactcaatactATCTGTTGGGTAAGCAAACAAACGTTGCCCCGGGTCTCCCAACTGCTGAGTGACGGACGGGGTGGACAGAATGGCTGCCAAGGCCGACTGTGTCTTGAAGCCCTTTGCGTTCAGTGACGAAAGCGCGAAGGTTCTGGCGGTGGGTGTCCACTACACAGAGGCGCCCCGTGCCCCCAGGCAGGGCTGGCGCGGGAGGAGCCAGACGCCGCCGAGACTTCCTGGCATCTTTCCCCCCAGCACCTCACACGCCCCAGGGGGAGAAAAGGGGACGTGCACCCCGTCAGCTGGAGACATACTTTCAGCGCTTTTTATGTGGCATTCAAAGCACTTTGCAGACCACGCCTCCCCATCACCCCGGGAGGAGGAAGCCTACAGAAGGGCCGGTCCAgcgcccccctccagcccctcccagggccccctcctccctccctcctgcagggcCGGGGCTAGGTCCCGTCGTCCTCCGGGTCCTCCAGAACCTCCACGTGCCCGTAGGACCTCCAGGCCTGCAGGTTGCAGCTCTTCAGGATGCTCCCCAGCTGCTTCCCCGGCCCTACTTCAAAAGTCTTGGGGAACTCCGTGCCCTTTCTCCTCCCGTAGACGGCGTGCATCGTCTGCTCCCACTTCACCGGGGAGACCACCTGCTGCGCCAGCAGTTTCCGGATGTGTTCCGGGTGCCTGTATCTGTTCCCATCGACGTTCGAGTGGACGGAAACCAGAGGCTCCTTCATAGCAACCGACTTTAAAACTTGGGCCAGGGGCTCCAGGGCCGGCTCCATGAGGCGGGTGTGGAACCCACCGCTGACCGGCAGCATCTTGGTGCGTCTGAAGTGATACTTGGAGGAATTCTTCCGGAGGAACCGCAGGGcctggaagggagggaaagggagtttCAGCCAAGGCCGTCCTAGGGGGAGAGACACGGGGGGAGGCGGTCCCGCACGGAAGCTGCTACCCCCGCACGCCCACACCTGTCCGTCCCGCAAACGGCTGTGAAGGAcaggctccctcccctctttgtTCCAGTTCAAACCAGCCATGCAGCTGGCACCCTGCGAGTCCCCCTCTGGGGCGCAGCCACTCGAACAGCCTACCGTGCAGGTGACCACCGCGGGGCTGGGAAGCGCCGTCCCTCCCAGCGCGCCTCCTACGCACCTTGGGGGCCCAGGGgaagtcactcaacctctctgaactGTCACCTGCTGTACCAG includes these proteins:
- the BIK gene encoding bcl-2-interacting killer isoform X3 → MSHAGPLSRNVFLSTFLQEHGPEVLDVPGMTDLVEYYDPGPSPNSNSPDDVAMRLAFIGDEMEVRWMMPRVGELPGMAVYSLAFTYNQTGLRGVLRSLMAGLANLRENIRIWGFLTLRSRVSPNSGRGLALSLLLLVLLLGWGLHLLQ